In Gossypium hirsutum isolate 1008001.06 chromosome D06, Gossypium_hirsutum_v2.1, whole genome shotgun sequence, one genomic interval encodes:
- the LOC107900436 gene encoding uncharacterized protein, with amino-acid sequence MGKGNKEETSKQFRWTKPMEHVFLEILADEAQKGNKPSNTFKAISINRVVDAISERFQVQCDAKHVENHLRTIKNQWQIICKIRGESGFVWDDNMKMITCDRATYDVAVMAHKKYEPFLNKSIVIMMKWLWLLANIWQ; translated from the exons atgggtaagggcaacaaagaagagacctccaagcaattcaggtggacaaaaccgATGGAACATGTTTTCCTTGAAATTCTAGCAGATGAGGCTCAaaaaggaaataagccttctaatactttcaaagcaatttctattaatcgagttgtCGACGCCATATCTGAAAGATTCCAAGTCCAATGTGATGCGaagcatgtggaaaatcatttgaggacaataaaaaaccagtggcagattatatgcaaaattcgaggtgaaagtggttttgtatgggatgataacatgaaaatgatcacatgtgatagagcgacatatgatgtagcagtgatg gcacacaagaagtatgaaccatttttgaataaaagcattgtcattatgatgaaatggctttggttgtTGGCAAACATATGGCAATAG